GTTGGAGGGGACGGGGAAGTTTTTGATTCGGTGAAACCGCTTCTGGGGCTCCTGGGAAAAAACATCGTGTACCAGGGAAAAGCGGGTTCAGGTCAGCACGCGAAGATGTGCAACCAGATCACGGTAGCTGGGGTAATGATAGGAATCTGCGAGAATTTGATCTATTGCCGGAAGGCGGGGCTGGACCCCCATACCATGCTTCGCTCCGTGGGGAGTGGCGCGGCCTCGAGCTGGCTTCTCAGCAACCTCGGTCCCAGGATAATGGACGGGGATTTCGACCCGGGCTTTTTCGTGGAACACTTTATAAAAGACATGGAGATCGCTCTCGGGGAATCGCAACGGATGGGAATTGATCTTCCGGGGCTTGCGCTTGTTAAATCCCTTTACGAAAGGGCGAGCGAGCTTGGGCACGGGAGGCTCGGAACGCAGGCGCTTTTACTTGCGCTTGAGGATCTCTGCGGAGATGAAAACCGCAACTGAAGGAGGTTTTAGATGAGTTCTGATGATTTCAAGGCGATGGTTGTAAGCAGGGATGAAGATGGAGAATTCACGAGGGAAATCACGACCAGAGAAATAGGCAGTCTCCCAGA
The genomic region above belongs to Candidatus Dadabacteria bacterium and contains:
- a CDS encoding NAD(P)-dependent oxidoreductase encodes the protein MSGISPGQSSIGWIGTGIMGAPMCGHLVCAGYRVFVFNRTREKAGELLSEGAIWCDSPAEVARQADVIFTIVGYPDDVREVYFGRYGLLIESEPGRIFIDMTTTEPTLAIEIYEKALGFGCSSLDSPVSGGDVGAVKGELSIMVGGDGEVFDSVKPLLGLLGKNIVYQGKAGSGQHAKMCNQITVAGVMIGICENLIYCRKAGLDPHTMLRSVGSGAASSWLLSNLGPRIMDGDFDPGFFVEHFIKDMEIALGESQRMGIDLPGLALVKSLYERASELGHGRLGTQALLLALEDLCGDENRN